The following coding sequences lie in one Variovorax terrae genomic window:
- the hemL gene encoding glutamate-1-semialdehyde 2,1-aminomutase — MTPSTDRNEALFERAKQFIPGGVNSPVRAFKAVGGTPRFVQRAQGAYFWDANGQRYIDYIGSWGPMILGHGHPAVVEAVQKAVLEGFSFGAPTEREIELAEEILSLVPSMQMVRLVSSGTEAGMSAIRLARGATGRSKLIKFEGCYHGHADALLVKAGSGLATFGNPTSAGVPPEVVQHTLVLEYNNIEQLEEAFALHGAEIACLMIEPIAGNMNLVRASVPFMRRCRELCTQHGALLVLDEVMTGFRVALGSAQSVYAREIPGFAPDLTVLGKVIGGGMPLAAFGGPRAVMEQLAPLGPVYQAGTLSGNPVATACGLATLREIRKPGFYEALSARTRSLVSGLQAAAQAEGVAFSADSEGGMFGFFLLPELPQNYAQVMKSDNARFNQLFHGLLARGVYIAPALYEAGFVSAAHSAEDIETTVAAAREIFRTLQKQ; from the coding sequence ATGACACCAAGCACTGACCGCAACGAGGCGCTGTTCGAGCGCGCCAAGCAATTCATCCCCGGCGGCGTCAACTCCCCCGTGCGCGCCTTCAAGGCCGTGGGCGGCACGCCGCGTTTCGTGCAGCGCGCGCAGGGCGCCTACTTCTGGGACGCCAACGGACAGCGCTACATCGACTACATCGGCTCCTGGGGCCCGATGATCCTGGGCCACGGCCACCCGGCGGTGGTCGAGGCCGTGCAGAAAGCCGTGCTCGAAGGCTTCTCGTTCGGCGCGCCGACCGAGCGCGAGATCGAGCTGGCCGAGGAGATTCTCTCGCTGGTGCCCTCGATGCAGATGGTGCGGCTGGTCAGCTCCGGCACCGAGGCCGGCATGAGCGCGATCCGGCTGGCGCGCGGCGCCACCGGGCGCAGCAAGCTCATCAAGTTCGAGGGCTGCTACCACGGCCATGCCGACGCGCTGCTGGTCAAGGCCGGCTCGGGCCTCGCCACCTTCGGCAACCCCACCAGTGCCGGCGTGCCGCCCGAGGTGGTGCAGCACACGCTGGTGCTCGAGTACAACAACATCGAGCAGCTCGAAGAAGCCTTCGCGCTGCATGGCGCGGAGATCGCCTGCCTGATGATCGAGCCGATCGCGGGCAACATGAATCTGGTGCGCGCCAGCGTGCCCTTCATGCGGCGCTGCCGCGAGCTGTGCACGCAGCACGGCGCGCTGCTGGTGCTCGACGAGGTGATGACGGGCTTTCGCGTGGCGCTGGGCAGCGCGCAGAGCGTCTACGCGCGCGAGATCCCCGGCTTCGCGCCCGACCTCACGGTGCTGGGCAAGGTGATCGGCGGCGGCATGCCGCTGGCGGCCTTTGGCGGCCCGCGCGCCGTGATGGAGCAGCTCGCGCCGCTGGGTCCGGTCTACCAGGCCGGCACGCTGTCGGGCAACCCGGTGGCCACGGCCTGCGGCCTGGCCACGCTGCGCGAGATCCGAAAGCCGGGCTTCTACGAGGCGCTGTCGGCCCGCACCCGCTCGCTGGTGAGCGGCCTGCAGGCCGCCGCGCAGGCCGAAGGCGTGGCCTTCAGTGCGGACAGCGAGGGCGGCATGTTCGGCTTCTTCCTGCTGCCTGAGCTGCCGCAGAACTATGCACAGGTGATGAAGAGCGACAACGCGCGCTTCAACCAGCTGTTCCACGGCCTGCTGGCACGCGGCGTCTACATCGCGCCGGCGCTCTACGAGGCCGGCTTCGTGAGCGCCGCGCACAGCGCCGAGGACATCGAAACCACCGTGGCGGCGGCGCGCGAGATCTTCAGAACGCTACAAAAACAGTAG
- the thiD gene encoding bifunctional hydroxymethylpyrimidine kinase/phosphomethylpyrimidine kinase, which translates to MTNPNSPGSPPSSSADSDDDTEAAGPACVMVFNASDPSGAGGLSSDVTAIASVGAHALPVVTGAYARDTAEIFDHFAFDEEAVAEQARAILEDVPVQVIKVGFVGTPENLSTIAEIAADYADVPLIAYMPNLSWWDEGQIDLYLDAFRELLLPQTTVLVGNHSTLWRWLLPDWSGERSPTARDIAKAASEMGVPYTLVSGIPLPDQFIDNVLATPQAVLGSEKFERFEAVFAGAGDTLSAALAALVASGSDLAAATTEALSYLDRCLDGGFRPGMGHVVPDRLFWAQPDSEADEPADDGAPDLQNFEMPPHDTKH; encoded by the coding sequence ATGACAAACCCCAATTCCCCCGGATCTCCCCCCTCTTCCTCCGCCGACTCCGACGACGACACCGAAGCCGCCGGCCCGGCCTGCGTGATGGTGTTCAATGCCAGCGATCCCAGCGGCGCGGGCGGCCTGTCCAGCGACGTGACCGCCATCGCCTCGGTGGGCGCTCATGCGCTGCCGGTCGTGACCGGCGCCTATGCGCGCGACACCGCCGAGATCTTCGACCATTTCGCCTTCGACGAGGAGGCCGTGGCCGAGCAGGCGCGCGCGATCCTCGAGGATGTGCCGGTGCAGGTGATCAAGGTCGGATTCGTCGGCACGCCCGAGAACCTGAGCACCATCGCCGAGATCGCGGCCGACTACGCCGACGTGCCGCTGATCGCCTACATGCCCAACCTCTCCTGGTGGGACGAGGGCCAGATCGACCTGTACCTGGACGCCTTCCGTGAGCTGCTGCTGCCGCAGACCACCGTGTTGGTAGGAAACCACAGTACGCTGTGGCGCTGGCTGCTGCCGGACTGGAGCGGCGAGCGCAGCCCGACCGCGCGCGACATCGCCAAGGCGGCCTCGGAGATGGGCGTGCCCTACACGCTGGTCAGCGGCATTCCGCTGCCCGACCAGTTCATCGACAACGTGCTGGCCACGCCGCAGGCGGTGCTGGGCAGCGAAAAGTTCGAGCGCTTCGAGGCCGTGTTCGCCGGCGCCGGCGACACGCTGTCGGCCGCGCTGGCAGCCCTGGTGGCCAGCGGCAGCGATCTCGCCGCCGCCACCACCGAAGCCCTGAGCTACCTGGACCGCTGCCTCGACGGCGGCTTCCGCCCCGGCATGGGCCATGTGGTGCCCGACCGCCTGTTCTGGGCCCAGCCCGACAGCGAGGCCGACGAGCCCGCCGACGACGGAGCGCCGGATCTGCAGAATTTCGAGATGCCTCCCCATGACACCAAGCACTGA
- a CDS encoding rubredoxin produces MTDTKTWMCLICGWIYDEATGAPDHGIAPGTPWAEVPMNWTCPECGARKEDFEMVQI; encoded by the coding sequence GTGACTGATACCAAAACTTGGATGTGTTTGATTTGCGGGTGGATCTACGACGAAGCCACCGGAGCGCCTGACCACGGCATTGCGCCAGGGACCCCCTGGGCCGAGGTTCCCATGAACTGGACTTGCCCGGAATGCGGCGCCCGCAAGGAAGACTTCGAGATGGTTCAAATATAG
- a CDS encoding response regulator produces MSTTGSGFKVLVIDDSNTIRRSAEIFLKQGGHDVLLAEDGFDALAKVNDYQPHLIFCDILMPRLDGYQTCAIIKRNTKFASVPVVMLSSKDGVFDKARGRMVGSQEYLTKPFTKDQLLQAVLQFGAAQQGVV; encoded by the coding sequence GTGAGTACGACCGGATCAGGCTTCAAAGTCCTGGTGATTGACGACAGCAACACCATTCGACGCAGCGCCGAGATCTTCCTCAAGCAGGGCGGGCACGACGTGCTGCTGGCCGAGGACGGTTTCGACGCGCTGGCCAAAGTCAACGATTACCAGCCGCACCTGATCTTCTGCGACATCCTGATGCCGCGCCTGGACGGCTACCAGACCTGCGCCATCATCAAGCGCAACACCAAATTCGCCTCGGTGCCGGTCGTCATGCTGTCATCCAAGGATGGCGTATTCGACAAGGCGCGCGGCCGCATGGTGGGCTCGCAGGAATATTTGACCAAACCGTTTACCAAGGACCAGCTGCTGCAGGCCGTGCTGCAGTTCGGTGCCGCCCAACAAGGAGTAGTGTGA
- a CDS encoding response regulator transcription factor — MPIQKVLVVDDSKTELMFLTDLLQKKGLSVKTAENAEDAFRRLAEEKPDLILMDVVMPGQNGFQLTRAITRDPLYADVPIIMCTSKNQETDRVWGMRQGARDYITKPVDADELMAKIKALS, encoded by the coding sequence ATGCCGATTCAGAAGGTGTTGGTCGTGGATGATTCCAAGACCGAATTGATGTTCCTGACCGACCTGCTGCAGAAAAAAGGCCTGTCGGTGAAAACCGCCGAGAACGCGGAAGATGCCTTCCGTCGACTGGCCGAGGAAAAGCCCGACCTGATCCTGATGGACGTGGTGATGCCGGGGCAGAATGGCTTCCAGCTGACGCGGGCCATCACCCGCGACCCGCTCTATGCCGATGTGCCCATCATCATGTGTACCAGCAAGAACCAGGAAACCGATCGCGTCTGGGGCATGCGCCAGGGCGCGCGCGACTACATCACCAAGCCGGTGGATGCCGACGAGCTGATGGCCAAGATCAAGGCCCTGAGCTGA
- a CDS encoding chemotaxis protein CheW: protein MANREALRELQTRLASRLQAARTAGVSASWLAVEAAGAKYLFPLSQSGEIFPWSSTQPVPYTRPWFLGVANLRGGLYGVVDLAGFVAGGSPSSARSEATRAESRLVALNAVLEINCALLIDRLAGLRNVEAFTASARPPDGAPDYFGNGYTDSNGAYWQEINLQSLSQQPQFLSISA from the coding sequence ATGGCCAACCGCGAAGCCCTCCGAGAGCTCCAGACACGCCTTGCCAGCCGGCTGCAGGCAGCCCGTACGGCCGGGGTGTCAGCCTCCTGGCTGGCTGTCGAGGCGGCCGGAGCGAAGTACCTGTTTCCCCTGAGCCAGTCCGGCGAGATCTTTCCCTGGTCCTCGACCCAGCCCGTGCCCTACACGCGGCCCTGGTTCCTGGGCGTGGCCAACCTGCGCGGGGGGCTCTACGGCGTCGTGGATCTGGCCGGTTTCGTGGCGGGCGGCAGCCCCTCGAGCGCGCGCAGCGAAGCCACCCGGGCCGAGTCGCGCCTGGTGGCGCTCAACGCCGTGCTGGAGATCAACTGCGCACTGCTGATCGACCGGCTCGCCGGCCTGCGCAATGTCGAGGCCTTCACCGCTTCCGCGCGGCCGCCCGACGGCGCCCCCGACTATTTCGGCAATGGGTACACCGATTCCAATGGTGCGTACTGGCAGGAAATCAACCTCCAGTCGTTGTCGCAACAACCTCAATTCCTGAGCATCAGCGCTTAA
- a CDS encoding methyl-accepting chemotaxis protein, with the protein MADSELETLAGGSDRLALPLLGRRTIVQHQRILATLLGIALVVFAAVAFFALNQADKVAQQVAATGQSLMQSQRLAKSVSQALVGSAQAFPDVKESSDVLAKTVRGLKVGDEQLRLSAVTTEAQEDVEKITPLMERAEKNAGTVMGQQKILTQVGNALRTINRQSSDLLEIAETVSSLKLQQNAAPAEISAAGQLVMLTQRIGKSANEFLTMEGVSPEAVFLLGKDLNSFKEIAQGLLDGSPELRLSGSKDPQTRERLDALMKLYEETRSQAGAILGNLQGLVSAREAQAAIIADSEPLRRNLEDLQGKLSSQTGLSAGALATLALSAVFALLCAGGLAYVQLQDSRQRQGVAEQQRLEAERQEQEAKRVNDANQAAILRLMNELQTVAEGDLTQEATVTEDITGAIADSVNYTVEELRSLVGNVQNTVTRVAQTTAQVESTSTELLAASTEQLREIRETGQSVLDMAGRINQVSGQAQESAQVARQSLVAAESGLQAVQNAIGGMNSIRDQIQETSKRIKRLGESSQEIGEITELISDITEQTNVLALNAAIQAASAGEAGRGFSVVAEEVQRLAERSADATRQISALVKAIQTDTQDAVAAMERSTQGVVEGAKLSDNAGTALTEIDQVSRRLADLIEQISSSASKEAESANVVAGNIQHIFAVTEQTGEGTRSTAQQVRELSRMAEELRQSVSRFKIA; encoded by the coding sequence ATGGCCGACAGCGAGCTAGAAACCCTGGCTGGCGGCAGCGACCGCCTGGCGCTGCCCCTGCTGGGCCGGCGCACCATCGTCCAGCACCAGCGGATCCTGGCGACGCTGCTCGGAATCGCGCTGGTGGTGTTTGCCGCGGTGGCCTTCTTCGCACTGAACCAGGCCGACAAGGTGGCCCAGCAGGTGGCCGCCACCGGCCAGTCGCTGATGCAGTCGCAGCGCCTTGCCAAATCGGTGTCGCAGGCCCTGGTGGGCAGCGCTCAGGCCTTCCCCGACGTGAAGGAAAGCTCCGACGTGCTGGCCAAGACGGTGCGCGGCCTGAAGGTCGGCGACGAGCAACTGCGCCTGAGTGCGGTGACGACCGAAGCCCAGGAAGACGTGGAGAAGATCACGCCGCTGATGGAGCGCGCCGAAAAGAATGCCGGCACCGTGATGGGCCAGCAGAAGATTTTGACGCAGGTGGGCAACGCCCTGCGCACCATCAACCGCCAGTCGTCCGATCTGCTGGAAATTGCCGAAACCGTGTCCTCGCTCAAGCTGCAGCAGAACGCGGCGCCCGCTGAAATCTCTGCCGCCGGCCAGCTCGTGATGCTGACCCAGCGCATCGGCAAGTCCGCCAACGAATTCCTGACGATGGAAGGCGTGAGCCCCGAAGCCGTGTTCCTGCTGGGCAAGGACTTGAACTCCTTCAAGGAAATTGCCCAGGGCCTGCTGGACGGCAGCCCCGAGTTGCGCCTGTCCGGCTCAAAGGACCCGCAGACCCGCGAGCGGCTGGATGCCCTCATGAAGCTCTACGAAGAAACGCGCAGCCAGGCCGGCGCCATTCTGGGCAACCTGCAGGGCCTGGTGTCCGCGCGCGAAGCGCAGGCTGCGATCATTGCCGACAGCGAACCGCTGCGCCGCAATCTTGAAGACCTGCAGGGCAAGCTGTCGTCCCAGACCGGCCTGAGCGCCGGCGCCCTGGCCACCCTGGCCCTGTCGGCCGTGTTCGCACTGCTGTGCGCGGGCGGGCTGGCCTATGTGCAGCTGCAGGACAGCCGCCAGCGCCAGGGCGTTGCCGAGCAGCAGCGGCTCGAAGCCGAGCGCCAGGAGCAGGAAGCCAAGCGCGTGAACGACGCCAACCAGGCGGCCATTTTGCGATTGATGAACGAACTGCAAACCGTGGCCGAAGGCGATCTGACCCAGGAAGCCACGGTGACCGAGGACATCACGGGCGCCATCGCCGACTCGGTGAACTACACGGTGGAAGAGCTGCGTTCGCTGGTGGGCAACGTGCAGAACACGGTCACCCGCGTGGCGCAGACGACGGCGCAGGTGGAAAGCACCTCCACCGAACTGCTGGCGGCTTCCACCGAGCAGCTGCGAGAGATTCGCGAAACCGGCCAGTCGGTGCTCGACATGGCGGGCCGAATCAACCAGGTGTCCGGCCAGGCGCAGGAATCGGCCCAGGTGGCGCGCCAGTCGCTGGTGGCCGCCGAATCGGGCCTGCAGGCCGTGCAGAACGCCATCGGCGGTATGAACTCGATCCGCGACCAGATCCAGGAAACCTCCAAGCGGATCAAGCGGCTGGGCGAATCGTCCCAGGAGATTGGTGAAATCACGGAACTGATTTCCGACATTACCGAGCAGACCAACGTGCTGGCCCTGAACGCCGCCATCCAGGCGGCGTCCGCCGGTGAAGCCGGGCGAGGCTTCTCGGTGGTGGCCGAAGAAGTGCAGCGCCTGGCCGAACGCTCCGCAGACGCCACGCGCCAGATCTCGGCGCTGGTGAAGGCGATTCAGACCGACACGCAGGATGCGGTGGCCGCCATGGAGCGCTCCACGCAGGGTGTGGTGGAAGGGGCCAAGCTGTCCGACAACGCCGGTACCGCGCTGACCGAGATCGACCAGGTGTCGCGCCGTCTGGCCGACCTGATTGAGCAGATTTCGAGTTCCGCTTCCAAGGAAGCCGAGTCCGCCAACGTGGTGGCCGGCAACATCCAGCACATTTTCGCGGTGACGGAGCAGACCGGCGAGGGCACGCGCTCCACGGCGCAGCAGGTGCGCGAACTGTCCCGCATGGCTGAAGAGCTGCGCCAGTCGGTGTCGCGGTTCAAGATCGCCTGA